A region of Anguilla rostrata isolate EN2019 chromosome 10, ASM1855537v3, whole genome shotgun sequence DNA encodes the following proteins:
- the LOC135233546 gene encoding nuclear factor interleukin-3-regulated protein-like encodes MQSIKKEPPSDTSCSGEGILVLAGALQGPDVEAIDRKLSNAAFGGKNSSSRRKREFIPDDSKDEQYWERRRKNNEAAKRSREKRRINDMVLENKMVALGEENASLKAELLSLKLRFGLVGSAAYAQEARTVSVVSMALRQDLAPAGGEQVSLFGDADPARAGGSCISVIRHSPLGARSPASEATVAVRGGARGPAEAVKQELTETGRYPREPREGGSPYELYPNCMATPFSSGSSEPSPLLPLARSSSSSPGVTDGDEGAASKSSDREDEQRVPKGPLSFPADPKSVITSCAKVPDVSSSALPHKLRIKAKPVRVKMEAVDLDYDAQGKPLGNVTGKGSRQVAQRSESELTQSPLSPLSLQVADLQDWTHGPEHWHAGRLETLAGGYKNGPSPTGHLTDRRVVDLKEGSPTDTESENAYLKRGISQLSREVASLKRHITNRQVSVVESGQSASEHALLSKGCCAE; translated from the coding sequence atgcaatcaaTCAAGAAAGAACCACCTTCTGATACCTCCTGCAGTGGGGAGGGCATCCTGGTCCTAGCGGGGGCTTTACAGGGACCTGATGTGGAGGCGATTGACCGAAAACTGTCTAACGCAGCCTTCGGCGGCAAAAATTCCTCCAGTCGCCGGAAAAGGGAATTCATTCCGGATGATAGTAAGGATGAGCAGTACTGGGAGAGGAGACGGAAGAACAACGAGGCGGCCAAGCGATCGAGGGAGAAGAGGCGCATCAATGACATGGTCCTGGAGAACAAGATGGTCGCCCTGGGGGAGGAGAACGCCAGCCTCAAGGCCGAGCTGCTCTCCCTGAAGCTGAGGTTCGGATTGGTCGGCTCCGCGGCCTACGCCCAGGAGGCGCGGACCGTCTCCGTCGTTTCCATGGCGCTTCGCCAGGACCTCGCTCCGGCGGGCGGCGAGCAGGTCTCCCTCTTCGGGGACGCGGATCCCGCTCGCGCGGGGGGGAGCTGCATTTCCGTTATCAGGCACTCGCCGCTGGGCGCCCGCTCCCCTGCGTCTGAGGCGACGGTGGCGGTCCGGGGCGGCGCCCGCGGACCCGCGGAAGCCGTCAAACAGGAGCTGACGGAGACGGGTCGCTACCCAAGGGAGCCGAGGGAAGGAGGCAGTCCGTATGAACTCTACCCAAACTGCATGGCCACCCCTTTCTCAAGCGGCTCGTCTGAGCCCTCTCCCCTTTTGCCGTTAGCGAGGTCATCCAGCAGCTCCCCTGGAGTCACGGACGGGGACGAAGGGGCCGCGAGCAAGTCCTCGGACAGGGAAGACGAGCAGCGGGTGCCGAAGGGCCCCCTTTCCTTTCCAGCGGACCCCAAGAGCgtcatcacttcctgtgccaAGGTGCCGGACGTCAGCTCCTCCGCCCTGCCTCACAAACTCAGGATCAAAGCCAAGCCCGTCCGGGTCAAAATGGAGGCCGTCGACCTCGACTACGATGCCCAGGGGAAGCCGCTGGGAAACGTGACTGGGAAAGGTTCCCGCCAAGTGGCCCAGCGCTCGGAGTCCGAATTAACTCAGTCCCCCCTTAGCCCGCTGTCCCTTCAGGTGGCCGATCTTCAGGACTGGACCCACGGACCCGAGCACTGGCACGCAGGCCGCCTGGAAACGTTAGCAGGTGGCTATAAGAACGGCCCCAGCCCAACGGGCCACCTGACAGACAGACGTGTTGTTGACCTGAAAGAAGGCTCTCCCACCGACACGGAGTCTGAGAATGCGTATCTGAAACGAGGTATTTCCCAGCTTTCGCGGGAAGTCGCATCTCTGAAGAGACATATTACGAATCGGCAAGTGTCTGTGGTGGAATCGGGCCAAAGCGCTTCTGAACATGCCTTGCTGTCGAAAGGCTGCTGCGCGGAATGA
- the LOC135233548 gene encoding macrophage immunometabolism regulator-like, producing the protein MEVAGASRAPVSVLPAAATTATATTAAAELNVALKPEGERPRCSSTPCSPIRGPVSGYQILHMDSSYLVGFATGEELLKAAHKRPGGEPTAAEASPAPTPRAKPLDPALHRAARLYKTKSRYYQPYEIPAAGGRRRRRMPSSGERCLRAPGAEPGRALHGPLPLCLLRGRRPHSKSLDYLNLDKMSVREPADTDVLQRQLQHLTLRAERAFARDKT; encoded by the coding sequence ATGGAAGTCGCCGGAGCGTCCAGAGCGCCGGTCTCTGTTCTCCCGgccgccgccaccaccgccaccgccaccaccgccgccgccgagctCAACGTCGCGCTGAAGCCGGAGGGGGAGAGGCCGCGGTGCTCCAGCACGCCCTGCTCCCCCATCCGAGGCCCCGTTTCGGGGTACCAGATCCTCCACATGGACTCCAGCTACCTGGTGGGCTTCGCCACGGGGGAGGAGCTCCTCAAAGCGGCGCACAAGCGGCCCGGCGGCGAGCCGACCGCGGCGGAGGCCTCGCCCGCGCCGACCCCGCGCGCCAAGCCGCTGGACCCGGCCCTCCACCGGGCCGCCCGCCTCTACAAGACCAAGAGCCGCTACTACCAGCCGTACGAGATcccggcggcgggcgggcggcggcggcggcggatgCCCAGCTCAGGCGAGCGCTGCCTCAGGgcgccgggggcggagcccggtCGGGCCCTGCATGGGCCGCTCCCGCTCTGCCTCCTGAGGGGCAGGCGGCCGCACTCCAAATCGCTGGACTACCTCAACCTGGACAAGATGAGCGTGCGGGAGCCGGCGGACACCGACGTCCTGCAGCGGCAGCTCCAGCACCTCACGCTCCGGGCGGAACGCGCGTTCGCCCGCGACAAGACGTGA
- the nudt12 gene encoding peroxisomal NADH pyrophosphatase NUDT12 has product MASVGMSPKDEMVARFLDAAARGDVAKVSAMVAQSSSLVDASGENGWTALMLAARNGHADVVNTLLSNGCDKSLANQSGQTSYDIARFWGHKHIAGLLANSKGVDSHHLLPGSSTEGHENYFSREFLDRMSEKRTDGQWLQAKQSSPASVFILFLNLNPLVTSGAEETSESKADFRLCRLRWGSVEELATRPGTTLIFLGVEKQATPPSPSPAGDEDGLTAWFALNTDSDPTKDLRLSNPNGFFLKPFVPRLLQLSSDEAGVVAQARSVLAWHDRYSFCPTCGGRTKVDEGGYKRTCLKEDCRSRQGIHNTCYPRVDPVVIMLVIHPDGNQCLLGRKKAFPAGMFSCLAGFIEPGEAVEDAVRREVEEESGVKVGPVQYVSSQPWPMPSSLMIGCLAVAVSTHIKVDENEIEEARWFTRQQVIDVFTKNNQPTFTIPPRQAIAHQLIKHWIGVHANL; this is encoded by the exons ATGGCAAGCGTAGGGATGAGCCCGAAGGACGAGATGGTGGCGCGGTTTCTGGACGCGGCCGCCAGAGGGGACGTGGCGAAGGTGTCAGCGATGGTCGCCCAGTCCAGCTCTTTGGTCGACGCGAGCGGGGAGAACGGGTGGACGGCGCTGATGCTGGCTGCCAGAAACGGGCACGCGGACGTGGTCAACACCCTGCTCTCTAACGG GTGTGACAAATCATTAGCAAACCAATCTGGTCAGACGTCCTACGACATCGCCAGATTCTGGGGACACAAACATATAGCCGGTCTTCTGGCTAACAGCAAAGGTGTCGACAGTCACCATCTGCTGCCCGGTAGCAGCACAGAAGGACACGAGAACTACTTCAGCCGAGAGTTCCTGGACAGGATGAGCGAGAAGCGGACGGACGGCCAGTGGCTGCAGGCGAAGCAGTCCTCCCCAGCGTCCgtcttcatcctcttcctcaaccTCAACCCGCTGGTCACTTCGGGGGCTGAGGAAACGTCCGAGAGCAAGGCGGATTTTAGACTGTGTCGGCTTCGCTGGGGGTCCGTGGAGGAGCTCGCGACGAGGCCCGGGACCACGCTGATCTTCCTGGGGGTGGAGAAGCAGGCGACGCCCCCCTCTCCGTCTCCGGCGGGCGACGAGGACGGGCTCACGGCGTGGTTCGCCCTCAACACCGACAGCGACCCCACCAAAGACCTGCGACTTTCAAATCCCAACGGTTTTTTCCTTAAGCCGTTCGTGCCACGACTTTTACAGCTAAGTTCAGATGAGGCCG GGGTTGTTGCTCAAGCCAGGTCAGTCCTGGCCTGGCACGACCGGTACAGCTTTTGCCCCACCTGCGGGGGCAGGACCAAAGTAGACGAGGGGGGGTACAAACGGACCTGTTTAAAAGAGGACTGCAGGAGTCGGCAAGGCATTCATAACACGTGCTATCCTCGTGTTG ATCCAGTCGTTATAATGCTGGTCATTCACCCGGATGGAAACCAGTGCTTGCTGGGAAGAAAGAAGGCTTTCCCTGCAGGAATGTTCTCCTGCCTCGCTGGTTTCATAGAGCCCG GCGAAGCCGTTGAGGATGCTGtgaggagagaggtggaggaggaaagTGGTGTCAAAGTGGGTCCTGTGCAGTACGTGTCCAGTCAGCCCTGGCCAATGCCGTCCTCTCTGATGATTGGATGCCTGGCCGTCGCCGTGTCGACGCACATAAAAGTAGACGAGAACGAAATTGAAGAGGCTCGTTGGTTCACACGGCAACAG GTGATAGACGTCTTCACAAAGAATAACCAACCAACTTTCACCATACCACCGAGGCAGGCCATTGCACACCAGCTGATAAAGCACTGGATTGGTGTGCATGCTAACCTGTAA